The following coding sequences are from one Culex quinquefasciatus strain JHB chromosome 1, VPISU_Cqui_1.0_pri_paternal, whole genome shotgun sequence window:
- the LOC6037402 gene encoding uncharacterized protein LOC6037402, with amino-acid sequence MANVLWSIIWLIILIIVGFWIAFFCAGWYVLVYPLTVCIPDVAVISDFLLKGAQFAHYCAKNLVEGNALF; translated from the exons ATGGCAAACGTCCTGTGGTCCATCATCTGGCTCATCATTCTGATCATCGTCGGCTTTTGGATTGCGTTCTTCTGCGCTGGGTGGTACGTGCTGGTTTACCCGCTGACCGTTTGCATACCGGACGTGGCG GTCATCTCCGATTTCCTGCTCAAGGGGGCCCAGTTTGCGCACTATTGCGCCAAGAATCTGGTCGAAGGCAATGCACTGTTCTAG